In Promicromonospora sp. Populi, one genomic interval encodes:
- the otsB gene encoding trehalose-phosphatase, producing the protein MPGKDGYDLVVVANRLPVDFTVGPEGDLSWQRSPGGLVTALEPVMQGADGAWVGWSGAPDLAHEPFTADGMLLVPVTLSAVEIERYYEGFSNATLWPLYHDVIAPPDYHRQWWDAYRRVNQRFADAAAEQAADGAVVWVHDYQLQLVPRMLRDLRPDLRIGFFDHIPFPPVELFAQLPWRRQIIDGLLGADLVGFQRNGDAANFVRSARRLTGYTTRGPIITIPDADGRPGRHVRASSFPISIDSHRFDTLARTPEVQARAKEIKADLGNPDTLMLGVDRLDYTKGIRHRIKAYGELLDDGRLDVEHATLVQVASPSRENVGAYQELREHVEGLVGRINGEYGELGHSAIHYLHHSYPPEEMAALYLAADVLLVTSLRDGMNLVAKEYIAARSDDRGALVLSEFTGAADELSPGPLLVNPHDIDGMKDIIVAAATMDPREQRRRMRRLRRKVLADDVAKWSETFLGVLTAVPARPLSVDPRSAEHRHHNLQDALTAFTSVPDEVPAKGRLARMGNGNGRRKKPTTGWLLASDFDGTLAPLVDDPKSSAMTRAARAAVEQLHTLGQEAPVRLAFISGRDLSDLAERSVAPEGTFLVGSHGAEAGRATTTGVEQVPFQLTTTQSGELDALVAGFESAVSGREGAWVQVKPAAAVVHTRLASVDDAAAITVAAEEVAANLGLPAMHGKDVVEVSVVTTSKGEALRRLRGTVAAELGVEKVRVLYAGDDTTDEHAFGVLESGDLSIKVGTGDTLASYRVPDPDALAAVLAGLAETLSDEA; encoded by the coding sequence TTGCCGGGTAAAGACGGATACGATCTGGTCGTCGTCGCAAACCGGCTCCCGGTGGATTTCACGGTCGGCCCAGAAGGGGACCTCTCCTGGCAGAGGTCACCCGGCGGCCTGGTCACGGCGCTGGAACCGGTGATGCAGGGTGCCGACGGCGCCTGGGTGGGCTGGTCCGGCGCCCCCGACCTCGCCCACGAACCGTTCACGGCCGACGGGATGCTCCTGGTCCCGGTCACGCTGAGCGCCGTCGAGATCGAGCGCTACTACGAGGGCTTCTCCAACGCGACCCTGTGGCCGCTGTACCACGACGTCATCGCTCCGCCCGACTACCACCGGCAGTGGTGGGACGCGTACCGCCGCGTCAACCAGCGCTTCGCCGACGCCGCGGCCGAGCAGGCCGCCGACGGCGCCGTCGTCTGGGTGCACGACTACCAGCTCCAGCTCGTCCCCCGAATGCTGCGCGACCTGCGCCCGGACCTGCGCATCGGGTTCTTCGACCACATCCCGTTCCCACCGGTCGAGCTGTTCGCGCAGCTCCCGTGGCGCCGGCAGATCATCGACGGCCTGCTCGGCGCGGACCTGGTCGGCTTCCAGCGCAACGGTGACGCCGCGAACTTCGTGCGGTCCGCGCGCCGCCTCACCGGATACACGACCCGCGGCCCCATCATCACGATCCCGGACGCCGACGGGCGCCCCGGCCGGCACGTGCGTGCGTCCTCGTTCCCCATCTCCATCGACTCCCACCGGTTCGACACGCTCGCCCGCACCCCCGAGGTGCAGGCCCGCGCCAAGGAGATCAAGGCCGACCTCGGCAACCCCGACACCCTGATGCTCGGCGTCGACCGCCTCGACTACACCAAGGGCATCCGGCACCGCATCAAGGCGTACGGCGAGCTGCTCGACGACGGCCGGCTCGACGTCGAGCACGCCACCCTGGTGCAGGTCGCGAGCCCCAGCCGCGAGAACGTCGGCGCCTACCAGGAGCTGCGTGAGCACGTCGAAGGACTCGTGGGCCGGATCAACGGCGAGTACGGCGAGCTGGGCCACTCCGCCATCCACTACCTGCACCACTCCTACCCGCCCGAGGAGATGGCGGCGCTCTACCTGGCCGCCGACGTCCTGCTGGTGACCTCGCTGCGCGACGGCATGAACCTTGTCGCCAAGGAGTACATCGCCGCCCGCTCCGACGACCGGGGCGCGCTGGTGCTGAGCGAGTTCACCGGCGCGGCCGACGAGCTCTCCCCCGGCCCCCTGCTGGTCAACCCGCACGACATCGACGGCATGAAGGACATCATCGTGGCCGCCGCGACCATGGACCCCCGCGAGCAGCGGCGCCGCATGCGGCGCCTGCGCCGCAAGGTCCTGGCCGACGACGTCGCCAAGTGGTCCGAGACCTTCCTCGGGGTGCTCACCGCCGTGCCGGCCCGGCCGCTCAGCGTGGACCCGCGCTCCGCGGAGCACCGCCACCACAACCTCCAGGACGCCCTGACGGCGTTCACCAGCGTGCCCGACGAGGTCCCCGCGAAGGGCCGGCTCGCCCGCATGGGCAACGGCAACGGCCGGCGCAAGAAGCCGACCACGGGCTGGCTCCTCGCATCCGACTTCGACGGGACGCTCGCCCCGCTCGTGGACGACCCCAAGTCGTCCGCGATGACGCGCGCCGCGCGCGCCGCCGTCGAGCAGCTGCACACGCTCGGGCAGGAGGCGCCCGTGCGCCTCGCCTTCATCTCCGGGCGGGACCTGTCCGACCTCGCCGAGCGGTCGGTGGCCCCCGAGGGCACGTTCCTCGTCGGCAGCCACGGCGCGGAGGCGGGCCGGGCCACCACCACCGGCGTCGAGCAGGTGCCGTTCCAGCTCACCACCACCCAGTCCGGCGAGCTCGACGCGCTCGTCGCGGGCTTCGAGTCCGCCGTCTCCGGCCGCGAGGGGGCGTGGGTGCAGGTCAAGCCCGCCGCCGCCGTCGTGCACACGCGCCTGGCGAGCGTGGACGACGCCGCGGCCATCACAGTGGCCGCCGAGGAGGTGGCCGCCAACCTGGGCCTGCCCGCCATGCACGGCAAGGACGTGGTCGAGGTCTCCGTGGTGACCACCAGCAAGGGCGAGGCGCTGCGCCGCCTGCGCGGCACCGTCGCGGCCGAGCTGGGCGTCGAGAAGGTGCGCGTCCTGTACGCGGGCGACGACACCACCGACGAGCACGCGTTCGGCGTGCTCGAGTCCGGCGACCTGTCGATCAAGGTGGGTACCGGCGACACCCTCGCCTCCTACCGGGTGCCTGACCCCGACGCGCTCGCCGCGGTCCTCGCCGGGCTCGCCGAGACCCTGAGCGACGAGGCCTGA
- a CDS encoding ABC transporter ATP-binding protein, translated as MATVTFDHATRVYPGTERPAVDQLNLEIEDGEFLVLVGPSGCGKSTSLRMLAGLEDVNGGHIFIGDRDVTDVQPKDRDIAMVFQNYALYPHMSVADNMGFALKIAGTPKAEIRQRVEEAAKILDLTEYLDRKPKALSGGQRQRVAMGRAIVRQPQVFLMDEPLSNLDAKLRVQTRTQIASLQRRLGVTTVYVTHDQTEALTMGDRIAVLNGGILQQVGTPREMYDRPNNVFVAGFIGSPAMNIGTFDVKDGSVKVGSASVPLERSIASGIPESDNGKVTLGFRPEALDVVPVGTAGSFDVEVNLVEELGSDAFVYGSLKGDAADVNLTAGETNQLIVRIDPRSVPDKGDVIAVSIQSGHSHVFSATSGERLG; from the coding sequence ATGGCTACGGTCACTTTTGATCACGCGACGCGCGTCTACCCGGGCACTGAGCGCCCAGCCGTCGACCAGCTGAACCTGGAGATCGAGGACGGCGAGTTCCTCGTCCTCGTCGGCCCGTCCGGCTGCGGTAAGTCCACGTCCCTGCGCATGCTCGCGGGCCTCGAGGACGTCAACGGCGGGCACATCTTCATCGGTGACCGCGACGTCACCGACGTGCAGCCCAAGGACCGCGACATCGCGATGGTCTTCCAGAACTACGCGCTGTACCCCCACATGTCGGTGGCGGACAACATGGGCTTCGCCCTGAAGATCGCGGGCACGCCCAAGGCGGAGATCCGCCAGCGCGTCGAGGAAGCAGCGAAGATCCTCGACCTCACCGAGTACCTCGACCGCAAGCCGAAGGCCCTCTCGGGTGGCCAGCGTCAGCGTGTCGCCATGGGCCGCGCCATCGTGCGTCAGCCCCAGGTGTTCCTCATGGACGAGCCGCTGTCGAACCTCGACGCCAAGCTCCGCGTCCAGACCCGTACGCAGATCGCGTCGCTCCAGCGCCGCCTGGGCGTCACCACGGTCTACGTCACCCACGACCAGACCGAGGCCCTGACGATGGGCGACCGCATCGCGGTCCTCAACGGCGGCATCCTGCAGCAGGTCGGCACCCCGCGTGAGATGTACGACCGCCCGAACAACGTGTTCGTCGCCGGCTTCATCGGCTCGCCCGCCATGAACATCGGCACGTTCGACGTCAAGGACGGCAGCGTCAAGGTCGGCTCGGCCAGCGTGCCGCTCGAGCGGTCCATCGCGAGCGGGATCCCCGAGTCCGACAACGGCAAGGTGACCCTGGGCTTCCGTCCCGAGGCGCTCGACGTCGTCCCCGTCGGCACCGCCGGCTCGTTCGACGTCGAGGTCAACCTCGTCGAGGAGCTCGGCTCGGACGCGTTCGTCTACGGCTCGCTCAAGGGCGACGCCGCCGACGTCAACCTGACCGCCGGTGAGACCAACCAGCTCATCGTGCGGATCGACCCGCGCAGCGTGCCGGACAAGGGCGACGTCATCGCCGTCTCGATCCAGTCCGGTCACTCGCACGTGTTCTCCGCGACCTCGGGTGAGCGTCTCGGCTGA
- a CDS encoding DUF4032 domain-containing protein: MVPMPQQNLQITAVAPDPALLDLPWDVPLAEWPEDVLAALPQGISRHVVRFVNHSGRVIAIKEIGETVAYREYELLRQLHRIEVPSVVPVGVITGRRAPDGERLEAVLVTEHLQFSLPYRALFSQDLRPDTATRLIDALAVLLVRLHLVGFYWGDVSLSNTLFRRDAETFAAYLVDAETGDLHRTLTNGQRNYDVDLARTNIIGELMDLAAGELLDEDVDEVAIGDALVERYNELWEALTVSEAFDRGDRWRVAARIERLNDLGFDVGELEITTDIDGTKVRIQPKVVDAGHHSRRLLRLTGLDVQENQARRMLNDLDSYQAATDRQNDQEQIVAHAWVRQVFRPTIDAVPRELRRKLEPAQLFHEILDHRWYISQQAQRDIPLPEAAESYVENVLRHRPDEDAVLGLAPGEAEEEEAELEA; this comes from the coding sequence ATGGTGCCCATGCCCCAGCAGAATCTCCAGATCACCGCGGTCGCACCTGACCCCGCGCTGCTGGACCTCCCGTGGGACGTGCCGCTGGCCGAGTGGCCCGAGGACGTCCTGGCCGCACTGCCCCAGGGAATCTCGCGGCACGTGGTCCGGTTCGTGAACCACTCCGGCCGCGTCATAGCGATCAAGGAGATCGGCGAGACCGTCGCCTACCGCGAGTACGAGCTGCTCCGCCAGCTGCACCGTATCGAGGTGCCCTCGGTAGTGCCCGTGGGCGTCATCACGGGCCGCAGGGCGCCCGATGGCGAACGGCTCGAGGCAGTGCTCGTCACCGAGCACCTGCAGTTCTCCCTGCCCTACCGCGCCCTGTTCAGCCAGGACCTGCGCCCCGACACCGCCACGCGCCTCATCGACGCCCTGGCGGTGCTCCTGGTCCGCCTGCACCTGGTGGGCTTCTACTGGGGCGACGTGTCGCTGTCGAACACCCTCTTCCGGCGCGACGCCGAGACTTTCGCCGCCTACCTGGTCGACGCCGAGACCGGCGACCTGCACCGCACCCTGACGAACGGCCAGCGCAACTACGACGTCGACCTGGCGCGCACCAACATCATCGGCGAGCTCATGGACCTCGCCGCGGGCGAGCTGCTCGACGAGGACGTGGACGAGGTGGCGATCGGCGACGCCCTCGTGGAGCGCTACAACGAGCTGTGGGAGGCCCTCACGGTCTCGGAGGCGTTCGACCGCGGGGACCGCTGGCGCGTGGCCGCCCGCATCGAGCGGCTCAACGACCTCGGCTTCGACGTGGGCGAGCTCGAGATCACCACGGACATCGACGGCACCAAGGTGCGCATCCAGCCCAAGGTGGTTGACGCCGGGCACCACTCCCGTCGGCTGCTGCGCCTCACGGGGCTGGACGTCCAGGAGAACCAGGCGCGCCGCATGCTCAACGACCTGGACAGCTACCAGGCCGCTACCGACCGGCAGAACGACCAGGAGCAGATAGTGGCGCACGCCTGGGTGCGCCAGGTGTTCCGCCCGACAATCGACGCCGTGCCGCGCGAGCTGCGCCGCAAGCTGGAGCCCGCGCAGCTGTTCCACGAGATCCTCGACCACCGCTGGTACATCTCACAGCAGGCACAGCGGGACATCCCGCTGCCCGAGGCCGCCGAGTCCTACGTCGAGAACGTGCTGCGGCACCGCCCCGACGAGGACGCCGTGCTCGGCCTCGCTCCCGGCGAAGCGGAAGAGGAAGAGGCCGAGCTCGAGGCTTAG
- the rlmB gene encoding 23S rRNA (guanosine(2251)-2'-O)-methyltransferase RlmB → MAGSNNNRRAGAVRKAGSKKGPQVGTGGHSRKALQGKGPTPKAEDRTYHPAHERKLAAERRAAAAGRRPGGPGGRGAGRKDGSATEVVTGRNAVLEALRAEMPVEGIYLATHLDADDRTQEILEIAHTRSHPMFEASRLDLDKITEGAVHQGVAMKVPPYDYKDAEDLLDAAAEAGEAPLIVALDSVTDPRNLGAVLRSAGAFGAHGVLVPERRAAGVTASAWKVSAGAAARVPVARATNLARELGELKKSGCFVVGLDAGGDMQVGELAYATDPLVLVVGSEGKGLSRLVREVCDAVVSIPIAATTESLNAAVAAGITLYEVAKQRAQAS, encoded by the coding sequence ATGGCAGGTAGCAACAACAACAGGCGGGCCGGCGCGGTGCGCAAGGCCGGCTCGAAGAAGGGCCCCCAGGTCGGCACCGGCGGCCACAGCCGCAAGGCGCTGCAGGGCAAGGGACCGACTCCCAAGGCGGAGGACCGCACGTATCACCCCGCGCACGAGCGCAAGCTCGCGGCGGAGCGGCGTGCGGCGGCTGCCGGACGGCGCCCGGGCGGCCCGGGCGGTCGTGGCGCGGGCCGCAAGGACGGATCGGCGACCGAGGTCGTCACCGGGCGCAACGCGGTGCTGGAGGCGCTGCGCGCCGAGATGCCCGTCGAGGGCATCTACCTGGCCACCCACCTGGACGCGGACGACCGCACCCAGGAGATCCTGGAGATCGCGCACACGCGCAGCCACCCCATGTTCGAGGCGTCGCGCCTCGACCTGGACAAGATCACCGAAGGCGCCGTGCACCAGGGCGTCGCGATGAAGGTGCCGCCGTACGACTACAAGGACGCCGAGGACCTGCTCGACGCCGCGGCCGAGGCCGGCGAGGCGCCGCTGATCGTGGCGCTCGACAGCGTGACCGACCCGCGCAACCTCGGGGCGGTGCTCCGGTCCGCCGGGGCGTTCGGCGCGCACGGTGTGCTGGTGCCGGAGCGGCGCGCGGCCGGCGTGACGGCGTCGGCCTGGAAGGTGTCGGCGGGCGCGGCGGCGCGGGTGCCGGTGGCGCGTGCGACCAACCTGGCCCGTGAGCTCGGCGAGCTGAAGAAGTCCGGCTGCTTCGTGGTGGGGCTCGACGCCGGCGGCGACATGCAGGTGGGCGAGCTCGCCTACGCCACCGACCCGCTGGTGCTCGTCGTGGGCTCGGAGGGGAAGGGCCTGTCCCGCCTGGTGCGCGAGGTGTGCGACGCGGTGGTGTCCATCCCGATCGCGGCCACCACGGAGTCGCTGAACGCCGCGGTGGCCGCCGGGATCACCCTGTACGAGGTGGCGAAGCAGCGCGCCCAGGCGAGCTAG
- the cysS gene encoding cysteine--tRNA ligase: MTIRLFDTAAREVRDFTPITPGEVGIYLCGATVQAPPHVGHLRPVIAFDVLRRWLTRRGLKVTLIRNVTDIDDKVLAKSAAAGREWWAHAALYERVFTQAYDALGVIPPTYEPRATGSVPEMVALMERLVEKGHAYSTGEGNVWFDVHSWPAYGELTRQKVEDLSPEEGTEVVADSASAAKKNPHDFALWKANKPGEPESASWDTPYGPGRPGWHLECSAMARRYLGETFDIHGGGLDLRFPHHENEQAQSRAAGYGFAQRWMHVAWVTQAGVKMSKSLGNGLLVSELLSQAPAPVVRYALAAVQYRSMLEWAPDTLDEARTTWERLSGFVARASERVGDVPAEEVAKADVPEAFAAAMDDDLNVPQALAVVHEHLRAGNTALASGTDVVVRDELVTLRAMLDVLGLDPADPQWATSTDDRYTAALDALVEAELKARADARAAKDWATSDAIRDRLAAAGIEVQDSADGARWALS; this comes from the coding sequence GTGACTATCCGCCTGTTTGACACCGCTGCGCGCGAGGTGCGCGACTTCACCCCCATCACCCCGGGCGAGGTCGGCATCTACCTGTGTGGCGCTACCGTCCAGGCACCCCCGCATGTAGGCCACCTCCGCCCGGTGATCGCGTTCGACGTGCTGCGTCGCTGGCTCACCCGCCGGGGCCTGAAGGTCACCCTGATCAGGAACGTCACCGACATCGACGACAAGGTGCTGGCCAAGTCGGCCGCGGCCGGCCGCGAGTGGTGGGCGCACGCCGCGCTGTACGAGCGCGTGTTCACCCAGGCGTACGACGCGCTCGGCGTGATCCCGCCCACCTACGAGCCGCGCGCCACCGGCAGCGTGCCCGAGATGGTCGCGCTCATGGAGCGGCTCGTCGAGAAGGGGCATGCCTACAGCACGGGCGAGGGCAACGTCTGGTTCGACGTCCACTCCTGGCCCGCCTACGGCGAGCTCACGCGGCAGAAGGTCGAGGACCTCAGCCCGGAGGAGGGCACGGAGGTCGTCGCGGACTCTGCGAGCGCGGCCAAGAAGAACCCGCACGACTTCGCGCTGTGGAAGGCCAACAAGCCGGGCGAGCCGGAGTCGGCGTCCTGGGACACCCCGTACGGGCCCGGCCGCCCCGGCTGGCACCTGGAGTGCTCGGCGATGGCCCGCCGCTACCTGGGCGAGACCTTCGACATCCACGGCGGCGGCCTCGACCTGCGGTTCCCGCACCACGAGAACGAGCAGGCCCAGTCGCGGGCCGCGGGCTACGGGTTCGCGCAGCGCTGGATGCACGTCGCGTGGGTCACGCAGGCCGGCGTGAAGATGTCGAAGTCCCTGGGCAACGGCCTGCTGGTCAGCGAGCTGCTGAGCCAGGCCCCAGCGCCCGTAGTGCGGTACGCCCTGGCCGCCGTGCAGTACCGCTCCATGCTGGAGTGGGCGCCCGACACCCTCGACGAGGCCCGCACCACGTGGGAGCGCCTCTCGGGCTTCGTCGCGCGCGCCTCTGAGCGGGTGGGCGACGTCCCGGCGGAGGAGGTCGCCAAGGCGGACGTCCCCGAGGCGTTCGCTGCGGCCATGGACGACGACCTGAACGTGCCGCAGGCGCTCGCCGTCGTGCACGAGCACCTGCGGGCGGGCAACACCGCCCTCGCGTCCGGGACGGACGTCGTGGTGCGTGACGAGCTGGTGACGCTCCGTGCCATGCTCGACGTGCTGGGCCTCGACCCCGCGGACCCGCAGTGGGCGACGTCCACCGACGACCGGTACACCGCGGCCCTCGACGCTCTGGTCGAGGCCGAGCTCAAGGCCCGCGCGGACGCGCGGGCCGCGAAGGACTGGGCCACGTCCGACGCGATCCGGGACCGCCTGGCGGCGGCCGGGATCGAGGTCCAGGACTCCGCCGACGGCGCCCGCTGGGCGCTCTCCTGA
- a CDS encoding SRPBCC family protein, whose protein sequence is MRAAVTVHMDADPAAVWNLLSDVTRVGELSPETFEAEWTHGATGPAVGAFFRGHVRRNGVGPVYWTQCKVTHCEPDRDFGFTVYMGGKRLNNWRYQLVPADGGTDVTESFELEPRGVARVYWAVAGWHRRRANVRGMRQTLERARDIVEAGT, encoded by the coding sequence ATGCGAGCAGCAGTGACGGTGCACATGGACGCGGACCCGGCAGCGGTCTGGAACCTGCTCAGCGACGTCACCCGGGTCGGTGAGCTGAGCCCCGAGACGTTCGAGGCCGAGTGGACCCACGGTGCGACGGGGCCCGCCGTCGGCGCGTTCTTCCGCGGGCACGTGCGGCGCAACGGAGTGGGGCCGGTGTACTGGACGCAGTGCAAGGTGACCCACTGCGAACCGGACCGCGACTTCGGCTTCACCGTGTACATGGGCGGCAAACGCCTGAACAACTGGCGCTACCAGCTGGTGCCGGCGGACGGTGGCACCGACGTCACCGAGTCGTTCGAGCTGGAGCCGCGGGGCGTGGCCCGGGTGTACTGGGCGGTGGCGGGCTGGCACCGTCGTCGGGCGAATGTGCGCGGGATGCGCCAGACCCTTGAGCGAGCCAGGGATATTGTCGAAGCGGGAACCTGA
- a CDS encoding low temperature requirement protein A, producing the protein MPTLHHRNRPMTGRDPHEPARTATPLELLFDLTFVVGFGVAGEQAAHLVAEGHASAGVVGFAFSMFAICWAWINFTWFASAFDTDDWFYRVTTMVQMIGVVVLALGLPDMFESLVDGDRVDNGVMVAGYVVMRLAMLVQWLRAARQAPEYRATCMGYVRSLVITQIGWVLLTIAPVNVPTFFVVVVLLGSVEMAGPWLAERGHADQPGQRSTPWHAHHMAERYGLLAIITLGEGVIGTVASLSAVVQGSDWTLDAALVALAGIGLTFGLWWTYYLTPDAEMLHRHRERSYVWGYGNILVFAGLAGVGAGLHVAAYYLEGHAHISAVGTVLTVAVPVLVFVLADYTLFWVLTRSFDTLHLFLVVGTVVVLAAAVGVAAAGAPMAWSLLLVMLAPVVTVVGYEVRGHEHVARLLDEGAPSGGAR; encoded by the coding sequence ATGCCCACTCTGCACCACCGCAACCGGCCGATGACGGGCCGCGACCCGCACGAGCCGGCGCGCACCGCCACCCCGCTGGAGCTGCTGTTCGACCTGACGTTTGTGGTCGGGTTCGGCGTCGCGGGGGAGCAGGCCGCCCACCTGGTCGCCGAGGGGCACGCCTCCGCCGGCGTGGTCGGGTTCGCCTTCTCGATGTTCGCCATCTGCTGGGCGTGGATCAACTTCACGTGGTTCGCCTCCGCCTTCGACACCGACGACTGGTTCTACCGCGTCACCACGATGGTCCAGATGATCGGCGTGGTGGTGCTGGCGCTCGGCCTGCCGGACATGTTCGAGTCGCTGGTCGACGGCGACCGGGTGGACAACGGGGTGATGGTCGCCGGGTACGTCGTGATGCGGCTGGCCATGCTCGTGCAGTGGCTGCGTGCCGCCCGGCAGGCGCCCGAGTACCGGGCGACGTGCATGGGATACGTGCGGTCGCTGGTCATCACGCAGATCGGGTGGGTGCTCCTCACGATCGCGCCCGTGAACGTCCCGACCTTCTTTGTGGTGGTCGTGCTGCTGGGTAGCGTCGAGATGGCCGGTCCGTGGCTGGCCGAGCGTGGCCACGCGGACCAGCCCGGCCAGCGCAGCACCCCGTGGCACGCCCACCACATGGCGGAGCGGTACGGGCTGCTGGCCATCATCACGCTCGGCGAGGGCGTGATCGGCACGGTGGCGTCGCTGTCCGCCGTCGTCCAAGGTTCGGACTGGACGCTCGACGCCGCCCTTGTGGCGCTGGCGGGCATCGGGCTCACGTTCGGGCTCTGGTGGACGTACTACCTCACTCCCGATGCCGAGATGCTGCACCGGCACCGGGAGCGGTCGTATGTCTGGGGCTACGGGAACATCCTGGTCTTCGCCGGCCTCGCCGGCGTGGGCGCCGGGCTGCACGTGGCGGCGTACTACCTGGAGGGACACGCCCACATCAGCGCCGTCGGGACCGTGCTGACCGTCGCCGTGCCGGTGCTCGTGTTCGTGCTGGCCGACTACACGCTGTTCTGGGTCCTGACCCGGTCCTTCGACACGCTGCACCTGTTCCTCGTCGTCGGCACCGTAGTGGTCCTCGCCGCGGCCGTCGGCGTCGCCGCGGCGGGCGCCCCCATGGCCTGGTCCCTGCTGCTGGTCATGCTCGCCCCGGTAGTGACGGTCGTCGGCTACGAGGTGCGCGGGCACGAGCACGTGGCGCGCCTGCTCGACGAGGGCGCCCCGTCCGGCGGAGCGCGCTGA
- a CDS encoding amino acid deaminase/aldolase, translated as MSSAADTAARLSTATRGLPAPIAVVDLDVFDTNALDILKRADGVPVRVASKSVRVRSLVERALGHGFAGVMAYSLREALWLVGEGVRDVLVGYPTVDAQALDALAADPKARAEITLMVDDAAHVGLISAAEDRATGSDGGTPIKVCLDVDCSLRVGAGPLTAHLGVRRSPLREPGDVAALATVAQAKGLAVRGLMFYEAQVAGLPDTSPAVRLVKRLTMREVNARRVRILAAVRDAVGQDVELVNAGGTGSIEVSGTAPGVTEVTSGSGLYAPGLFDGYRSFEARPAAFFGLDVVREPAPGWVTAFAGGYAASGPAGASRLPRLFTPGYTLSGPEGTGEVQTPLRATRALSPDGALHTGDRVWLRHAKAGEMMERFDQVHLVEGARIVETVPTYRGEGKNFG; from the coding sequence ATGAGCTCCGCAGCAGACACCGCCGCGCGGCTGTCCACCGCGACCCGCGGCCTGCCCGCCCCCATCGCCGTTGTCGACCTGGACGTCTTCGACACCAACGCGCTCGACATCCTCAAGCGAGCCGACGGCGTGCCCGTCCGGGTCGCGTCGAAGTCGGTGCGCGTCCGCTCGCTGGTCGAGCGCGCGCTCGGGCACGGGTTCGCCGGCGTCATGGCGTACTCGCTGCGCGAGGCGTTGTGGCTGGTAGGCGAGGGTGTGCGTGACGTGCTGGTCGGTTATCCGACCGTGGACGCCCAGGCGCTGGACGCCCTGGCCGCCGATCCCAAGGCCCGCGCCGAGATCACCCTGATGGTCGACGACGCGGCCCACGTCGGCCTGATCTCGGCCGCGGAGGATCGCGCCACCGGATCGGATGGCGGCACCCCGATCAAGGTCTGCCTGGACGTCGACTGCTCGCTGCGGGTCGGCGCCGGACCGCTGACCGCTCACCTCGGCGTGCGCCGGTCACCCTTGCGCGAGCCCGGCGACGTCGCCGCCCTCGCAACCGTGGCCCAGGCCAAGGGTCTGGCAGTGCGCGGCCTGATGTTCTACGAGGCTCAGGTGGCCGGCCTGCCGGACACGAGCCCCGCCGTCCGGCTCGTCAAGCGCCTCACGATGCGCGAGGTGAACGCGCGCCGGGTGCGGATCCTCGCGGCGGTGCGGGACGCCGTCGGGCAGGACGTGGAGCTGGTGAACGCGGGCGGGACCGGGTCGATCGAGGTGAGCGGCACCGCCCCCGGGGTCACCGAGGTGACCTCCGGCTCCGGCCTGTACGCGCCCGGGCTGTTCGACGGGTACCGCTCCTTCGAGGCGCGTCCGGCAGCGTTCTTCGGGCTCGACGTGGTGCGCGAGCCCGCCCCCGGCTGGGTTACCGCGTTCGCGGGTGGTTATGCGGCGTCGGGCCCGGCGGGAGCCTCGCGGCTGCCGCGCCTCTTCACGCCCGGCTACACGCTGAGCGGCCCGGAGGGCACGGGCGAGGTCCAGACCCCGCTGCGCGCGACGCGCGCTCTTTCGCCCGACGGCGCCCTGCACACCGGGGACCGCGTCTGGCTCCGCCACGCGAAGGCGGGGGAGATGATGGAGCGCTTCGACCAGGTGCACCTGGTGGAGGGCGCCAGGATCGTCGAGACCGTGCCCACCTACCGGGGTGAAGGCAAGAACTTCGGCTAG